One region of Oncorhynchus nerka isolate Pitt River linkage group LG22, Oner_Uvic_2.0, whole genome shotgun sequence genomic DNA includes:
- the LOC115105513 gene encoding CCR4-NOT transcription complex subunit 8, with translation MPAALADTSQIICEVWASNVEEEMRKIRQIIQSYNSIAMDTEFPGVVVRPIGEFRSTVDYQYQLLRCNVDLLKIIQLGLSFMNEDGDYPPGTTTWQFNFKFNLTEDMYSQDSIDLLQNSGLQFKKHEEEGIDTLYFAELLMTSGLVLCENVKWLSFHSGYDFGYLVKLLTDTRLPEEEHEFFQILNLFFPAIYDVKYLMKSCKNLKGGLQEVADQLELKRIGRQHQAGSDSLLTGMAFFRMKELFFEDNIDDAKYCGRLYGLGSGSTQNQNGISSSSQEETNNKH, from the exons ATGCCAGCCGCACTTGCAGATACCAGTCAGATTATCTGTGAGGTCTGGGCAAGCAATGTGGAGGAGGAAATGAGGAAAATCCGACAGATAATTCAAAGCTACAACTCCATTGCCATG GACACAGAATTCCCTGGAGTAGTAGTTCGACCAATTGGCGAGTTTCGCAGTACAGTAGATTACCAGTACCAGCTCTTGAGGTGCAACGTGGACCTTCTGAAAATCATCCAATTGGGACTGTCGTTTATGAACGAGGACGGAGACTATCCTCCTGGAACAACAACATGGCAGTTCAATTTCAAATTTAATTTAAC agaggatatGTACTCCCAGGACTCAATAGACCTACTCCAGAACTCTGGCCTCCAATTCAAAAAGCACGAGGAAGAGGGGATCGACACACTTTACTTTGCTGAGCTCCTGATGACGTCTGGTTTAGTGCTGTGTGAAAATGTCAAGTGGCTCTCCTTTCACAG CGGGTATGATTTTGGCTACCTGGTGAAGCTCTTAACGGACACTCGCCTACCTGAGGAGGAACATGAGTTCTTCCAGATCCTCAATCTCTTCTTCCCTGCAATCTATGATGTGAAATATCTGATGAAAAGCTGTAAGAACTTAAAG GGAGGACTCCAGGAAGTGGCTGACCAGCTGGAACTGAAAAGGATTGGGAGACAGCACCAGGCCGGTTCCGATTCACTGCTCACAGGGATGGCATTCTTTAGGATGAAAGAG CTTTTCTTTGAAGACAACATTGATGATGCAAAGTATTGTGGGCGATTGTATGGATTGGGCTCTGGGTCCACTCAAAATCAGAACGGCATCTCAAGCTCTTCCCAAGAGGAAACTAACAACAAGCACTGA